One Roseimaritima multifibrata DNA window includes the following coding sequences:
- a CDS encoding helix-turn-helix domain-containing protein: MIRPVPHSEPLLLNVREVAAILAVSESTVYALIRQRKLSCYRFGRCIRIHRDAITEYLDSQRVECTPAEFLNAKRHF; the protein is encoded by the coding sequence ATGATTCGTCCAGTTCCCCACAGCGAACCGCTTCTACTCAACGTACGGGAGGTCGCAGCGATTTTGGCCGTGTCTGAATCAACCGTGTACGCCCTGATACGGCAGCGCAAGCTAAGTTGCTATCGATTTGGACGGTGTATTCGTATCCACCGTGATGCAATTACAGAGTATTTGGACTCGCAGCGAGTTGAGTGCACTCCTGCGGAATTTCTCAACGCGAAACGGCACTTCTAA
- a CDS encoding type IV secretory system conjugative DNA transfer family protein: protein MPKLHSLLADLPRGRRPGDIGARPDAHFEAPENLVATRSLRFDPAVNDCNKWFIGVVGGKAQQDGFTREGRPSRYVTGGVPLACAIDNHIFLLASSRSGKGRGVLGTNLALSPPGASSFVIDPKGDLASQFIRYHALAQEKVCGLIDPMLCADSRTREYRVGICPIRFVMGSGIEGLVERATIIADSFVPEDVNARERHWDEKAKMALGPIAAHLATHPLYEGIRNGVELWRAITQIAKPSLVDESRFSLDVEMMSSELEYVRDGARMLFDCSETEFSGIVSTLRRHLGFLSIQAIQNCMLLPVQHDPSVLASGGVSLFSSLPAKYQSTCAGWQRFIIQAHLAQFEEHRIRSRYQCTFYLDEFHTLGRMKVVEQGAALLAGLGVRLAVCAHSLGQIRNLYSENFEIFLSNAGVIQAFAVADQMSLEYLSKRLGNTSTLSHASSAATYGQQTGDGMGGDSYQVGSDPLMAPHEIEQYFGRDDSQLRQLILRPSHKPAITQRAYLDKHSIFANRFDEVHT, encoded by the coding sequence ATGCCAAAGCTCCATTCTTTACTGGCGGATTTGCCCCGTGGTCGTCGTCCTGGCGATATCGGTGCCCGTCCCGACGCCCATTTCGAAGCACCGGAGAATTTGGTTGCTACGCGATCATTGCGTTTTGATCCGGCGGTCAACGATTGCAACAAATGGTTCATTGGGGTTGTCGGCGGGAAGGCTCAGCAAGATGGTTTTACCCGTGAGGGGCGCCCCTCGCGTTATGTCACGGGGGGCGTTCCGCTTGCCTGTGCAATCGACAATCACATTTTTTTATTGGCATCCAGTCGCTCCGGAAAAGGTCGAGGCGTGCTAGGCACGAACTTGGCCTTGTCGCCACCGGGGGCAAGTTCGTTTGTGATCGACCCTAAAGGAGACTTGGCTTCTCAATTTATTCGCTACCACGCGTTGGCTCAGGAAAAGGTATGTGGGTTAATCGACCCCATGTTATGTGCCGATTCTAGAACTCGGGAGTACAGGGTCGGCATCTGTCCGATTCGCTTCGTTATGGGCAGCGGGATAGAGGGGCTTGTCGAGCGTGCAACGATCATCGCGGATTCGTTTGTGCCGGAAGATGTCAATGCCAGAGAACGGCATTGGGATGAGAAGGCAAAAATGGCATTGGGCCCGATCGCGGCACATCTAGCAACACACCCATTGTATGAAGGAATTCGGAATGGGGTCGAATTGTGGCGGGCAATCACACAAATTGCCAAGCCATCGTTGGTCGATGAAAGTCGTTTTTCCCTAGATGTTGAAATGATGAGCAGCGAGTTGGAGTACGTGCGCGACGGAGCTCGTATGTTGTTTGACTGCTCCGAAACAGAATTCAGTGGGATCGTATCGACTCTGCGGCGACACTTGGGGTTTTTGTCGATCCAGGCCATTCAAAACTGCATGCTGCTTCCGGTTCAGCATGATCCTAGTGTTCTTGCCAGCGGGGGCGTCTCGCTATTCAGTAGCTTGCCTGCAAAGTACCAATCGACGTGCGCCGGATGGCAACGATTCATTATCCAGGCCCATCTGGCTCAGTTTGAAGAACACCGTATCCGATCTCGCTACCAATGCACTTTCTACCTCGATGAATTCCATACGTTGGGGCGAATGAAAGTGGTGGAGCAAGGTGCTGCATTGCTTGCCGGGCTCGGGGTGCGACTGGCAGTATGCGCGCACAGTCTTGGACAAATCCGCAACTTGTACTCTGAAAATTTTGAGATCTTCCTTAGTAACGCGGGAGTCATACAAGCCTTTGCCGTTGCCGATCAGATGTCGCTTGAGTACCTGTCCAAAAGGCTGGGCAATACAAGCACGCTCAGTCATGCAAGCTCCGCTGCGACGTATGGCCAGCAAACCGGCGATGGCATGGGCGGTGACTCGTATCAGGTCGGGTCCGATCCGCTGATGGCGCCTCATGAAATCGAGCAGTACTTTGGCCGAGACGACTCGCAGCTGCGACAGCTAATTCTTAGGCCCTCGCATAAGCCTGCTATCACGCAACGGGCGTACTTGGACAAACACTCCATTTTTGCGAATCGGTTCGACGAGGTGCATACATGA
- a CDS encoding tyrosine-type recombinase/integrase yields the protein MPRKPKPFFRKQTKSWYCSINGRQISLGKDKKQAEQKFYELMTDRESVAADVGSLYDLSQVYLDWCQANRKPTTYDSYLHYLKSFIQSVGKRLKPSQLKTHHVTKWHEGLAISSTSQNDAVSKVQRMLNWAVEQDYISRNPIVGMKKPKRKRRDIFYSPEQWAQIRAEATGPFVDFLDFLYITGCRPKEARTIEKRHLHSGDLIIFPIDESKGETDSRVIYLVPEAQEIVNRLAQEHPTGPVFINTRGNPWSKDSIKCRLTRISKKVGFRVIAYGARHSWATEALTTGGIDPISVAHLMGHKDPSMVARVYSHIAKNPNFLRQQAMKAVSGRNSA from the coding sequence ATGCCCCGCAAGCCAAAACCTTTCTTTCGCAAACAAACGAAAAGCTGGTACTGCTCCATCAATGGACGCCAGATCTCGCTCGGGAAAGATAAGAAGCAGGCAGAGCAAAAGTTCTACGAACTGATGACCGATCGTGAATCGGTCGCCGCTGATGTCGGGTCGCTCTACGACCTATCGCAGGTCTACCTGGATTGGTGCCAAGCCAATCGGAAACCGACGACCTACGATAGCTATCTTCACTACCTCAAATCGTTCATCCAGTCCGTTGGCAAACGACTGAAACCGTCTCAGCTGAAAACCCATCACGTCACCAAATGGCATGAAGGTCTCGCCATCAGCTCGACAAGCCAGAACGATGCCGTGTCGAAAGTTCAGCGGATGCTGAACTGGGCAGTCGAACAAGACTACATCAGCAGAAATCCCATTGTCGGGATGAAAAAGCCCAAACGAAAAAGACGAGACATTTTCTACTCCCCCGAACAATGGGCACAGATTCGTGCAGAAGCGACCGGCCCGTTTGTAGACTTCCTGGATTTCCTCTACATCACAGGATGCCGCCCCAAGGAAGCCCGCACAATCGAAAAGCGGCACCTTCATAGCGGTGATCTGATCATTTTCCCCATCGATGAATCCAAAGGGGAAACCGACTCCCGCGTGATTTACCTGGTCCCCGAAGCCCAGGAAATCGTCAATCGACTCGCCCAGGAGCACCCGACCGGGCCCGTCTTCATCAACACGAGAGGCAATCCATGGAGTAAAGACTCCATCAAGTGCCGGCTGACGCGGATATCGAAAAAAGTAGGGTTCCGAGTAATTGCGTACGGTGCCAGACACTCATGGGCAACGGAAGCACTTACGACCGGAGGCATCGATCCTATTTCCGTAGCACATTTGATGGGGCACAAGGACCCGTCCATGGTGGCCCGCGTTTATTCCCACATCGCCAAGAACCCAAATTTCTTAAGGCAACAGGCAATGAAAGCAGTCAGCGGACGCAACTCCGCTTGA